A genomic region of Dactylococcopsis salina PCC 8305 contains the following coding sequences:
- the moeB gene encoding molybdopterin-synthase adenylyltransferase MoeB, whose product MLNPNLEEIELTKEEYERYSRHIILPEVGLEGQKRLKAASVVCIGTGGLGSPLLLYLAAAGVGRIGIVDFDIVDKSNLQRQIIHGTSGVGQPKLQSAKRRILDINPFCQVDLYNTRITSENALDILKPYDVVVDGTDNFPTRYLVNDACVLLGKPNVYGSIFRFEGQASVFNYQEGPNYRDVFPEPPPPGMVPSCAEGGVLGVLCGVIGSIQATEAIKVILGMDTTLSGRLLLYNAQTMSFRELKLRPNPERPEIKELIDYEQFCGIPQMQAEETEVPEMTVQDLKQLMEQKADDYVLIDVRNPNEYEIAKIPGATLIPLPDIEEGDGVEKVKELMNGHRLIAHCKMGGRSTKALRILKKAGVEGTNLKGGIRAWSQEIDSSVPEY is encoded by the coding sequence ATGCTCAATCCAAACCTAGAAGAAATCGAACTCACGAAAGAAGAATACGAACGTTATTCTCGTCACATCATCCTTCCCGAAGTGGGATTAGAAGGACAAAAACGCCTCAAAGCAGCCAGCGTCGTTTGTATTGGAACAGGGGGACTCGGTTCTCCGCTTTTATTGTACTTAGCAGCGGCTGGAGTCGGACGCATTGGAATTGTCGATTTTGATATTGTTGATAAATCCAACCTCCAACGCCAAATTATTCACGGGACATCAGGAGTCGGTCAACCAAAACTCCAATCCGCAAAACGGCGCATTCTCGACATTAACCCCTTCTGTCAAGTTGACCTCTATAACACTCGCATCACCTCCGAAAACGCCCTAGATATTCTTAAACCTTATGATGTGGTTGTGGATGGAACAGATAACTTTCCCACTCGTTACCTCGTCAATGATGCTTGTGTGTTACTGGGTAAACCGAACGTTTATGGGTCAATCTTCCGTTTTGAAGGACAAGCCAGCGTCTTTAACTACCAAGAGGGTCCCAACTATCGGGATGTCTTCCCAGAACCTCCCCCACCTGGCATGGTTCCCTCTTGCGCGGAAGGCGGCGTTTTAGGGGTGTTATGTGGTGTTATTGGTTCAATTCAAGCCACAGAAGCGATTAAAGTCATTTTAGGGATGGATACCACCCTCAGTGGGCGTTTATTGCTGTATAACGCTCAAACCATGAGTTTCCGAGAATTAAAGTTACGTCCTAACCCAGAACGTCCCGAAATTAAAGAACTCATTGACTACGAACAATTCTGTGGGATTCCCCAAATGCAAGCAGAAGAAACCGAAGTTCCAGAAATGACGGTTCAAGATTTGAAGCAGTTAATGGAACAAAAAGCCGATGATTACGTTTTAATTGATGTTCGTAATCCCAATGAATACGAAATTGCTAAAATTCCAGGCGCAACCCTAATTCCGCTTCCTGATATTGAAGAAGGAGATGGGGTAGAGAAAGTTAAGGAATTGATGAATGGTCATCGTTTAATTGCTCATTGTAAAATGGGCGGGCGATCGACGAAAGCGTTACGGATTCTCAAAAAAGCAGGAGTGGAGGGAACTAACCTCAAAGGCGGGATTCGTGCTTGGAGTCAAGAAATTGATTCCTCTGTTCCAGAATATTAA
- a CDS encoding UPF0182 family membrane protein, translated as MVSHRSSKQPNWRWLIPPIVILILLLIFSGTLVHLTTESWWFSAIGFRDVFWTLLTWRGITWVGSFIIFGLFLWLNYWFAMRVTRYSTIRFLEQSDLSFYADRAPKYIAPIIIFFMSLSAAGASVTAWDTLLKFFNATEFNLNDPIYNRDIGFYMFQLPFYEGLQDWLFALLITGFFVAAAIYLLKGTINLDRGWQYIIYGEAKAHLCLLLAGLSFLVAFQFWLQRYDLLYSGEGVVSGAGFTDTHARLVALTAMGFMALALAVIFIASAGQNTLILPLTGIGLYLVIYLLLYQAYPGFQQRFQVEPNELAKEKPYIEHNIQLTRDAYNLSTVERDDYPAQGRLDRAKLNDNEGTIRNVRLWDYRPLLTTYGQLQEIRPYYSFRDVDVDRYTINDVYRQVMLSPRELSRAPQNRWVTQRLKYTHGYGLVMSPVNKVTDQGLPELFVKDIPPESSVDIEVEQPRIYYGEETNNYIFTGMVEDEFDYPLGEDNASNRYQGKGGVDLGSFWHKLLYAYDLGSFKVLISSQFQPESRIHYYRNIRQRINHVAPFLRLDADPYITIVNGRMKWIVEGYTVSDYYPYSEPASNINNASAILRSGQSTQLLTGGFNYVRNSVKVVVDAYDGTLQFVITDESDPLIQTYQKIFPDLFTSMLDVSPELKSHFRYPLDLFKIQSQMYLDYHMSNPEVFYNQEDLWQYATETYEGNTQLVEPYYTIMRLPDEERVEFVLILPFTPVNKDNMIAWMAARSDGGNYGRLLLYEFPKQELIYGPSQIEARINQTPEISQQLSLWDQQGSRVIRGNLLVIPIEQSLLYVEPIYLRSEQGELPQLKRVVVAHGDNLVMRPNLQSAIAAIFGEETAPPALSEEKPTTETTIPNELAQRALNLYRDAQQAAQAGNWGEYGDKIKELQGILEQLNQEENDD; from the coding sequence ATGGTATCCCACCGATCGAGCAAACAACCGAACTGGCGCTGGCTAATCCCTCCCATTGTCATCCTCATTCTACTTTTAATTTTCTCAGGAACACTGGTGCATTTAACCACAGAATCTTGGTGGTTTAGTGCGATCGGATTTCGTGATGTTTTCTGGACGCTTCTCACCTGGCGTGGCATAACATGGGTAGGAAGTTTTATTATTTTTGGTCTTTTCTTGTGGCTGAATTATTGGTTTGCGATGCGAGTCACTCGCTACTCTACCATCCGCTTTTTAGAACAAAGTGATCTCTCCTTTTACGCCGATCGCGCTCCCAAATATATTGCACCGATTATAATCTTTTTCATGTCACTCTCGGCGGCTGGGGCAAGTGTTACCGCTTGGGATACGTTACTTAAATTCTTCAACGCCACAGAATTTAACCTCAATGATCCCATTTATAACCGAGACATTGGGTTTTATATGTTCCAACTTCCCTTTTATGAGGGATTACAGGATTGGTTATTCGCTTTGTTAATCACAGGATTTTTTGTTGCGGCTGCGATTTATCTCTTAAAAGGAACAATCAACCTCGATCGAGGATGGCAATATATTATTTATGGAGAAGCAAAAGCACACCTCTGTTTACTTCTAGCGGGATTATCTTTTTTAGTCGCGTTTCAGTTTTGGCTACAACGCTACGATCTCCTATACTCTGGGGAGGGGGTAGTTTCTGGTGCTGGATTTACCGATACTCACGCTCGTTTGGTAGCGTTAACCGCAATGGGATTTATGGCGTTAGCTTTAGCGGTGATTTTTATTGCTTCGGCGGGACAAAATACCCTAATCCTACCTCTAACAGGAATCGGTTTATATCTGGTAATTTATCTTCTGCTTTATCAAGCATATCCAGGGTTTCAACAACGGTTTCAGGTTGAACCCAACGAACTTGCCAAGGAAAAACCTTACATTGAACATAACATTCAACTGACACGAGATGCTTATAACCTAAGTACAGTGGAAAGAGATGATTATCCTGCCCAAGGACGGCTCGATCGCGCTAAATTAAACGATAATGAAGGGACAATTCGCAACGTGCGTCTGTGGGATTATCGTCCGCTTTTAACCACCTACGGACAACTGCAAGAAATCCGCCCCTATTATAGCTTTCGTGATGTGGATGTCGATCGCTACACCATTAATGATGTCTATCGTCAGGTGATGTTATCACCACGAGAATTGTCTCGCGCCCCTCAAAATCGTTGGGTAACGCAACGGCTAAAATATACTCATGGTTACGGATTAGTAATGAGCCCAGTCAATAAAGTAACTGATCAGGGCTTACCCGAATTATTTGTTAAAGACATTCCTCCTGAATCTAGCGTTGATATAGAAGTCGAACAACCGCGCATTTATTACGGAGAAGAAACCAACAATTACATCTTTACAGGAATGGTTGAAGATGAGTTTGACTATCCATTAGGAGAAGATAACGCCAGTAACCGTTATCAGGGAAAAGGAGGCGTTGATCTCGGTTCATTTTGGCATAAATTATTATACGCCTATGATTTAGGAAGTTTTAAAGTTCTGATTTCCAGTCAATTTCAACCCGAATCACGGATTCATTATTATCGTAATATTCGCCAACGAATTAATCACGTCGCGCCTTTTTTACGCCTAGATGCTGATCCTTACATTACTATTGTTAATGGTCGCATGAAATGGATTGTAGAAGGCTACACCGTTAGCGATTATTATCCCTATTCTGAACCCGCTTCTAACATTAACAATGCCAGCGCAATTTTACGAAGTGGACAAAGTACACAACTTCTCACGGGTGGTTTTAATTATGTTCGTAATTCAGTTAAAGTTGTTGTCGATGCTTATGATGGTACATTACAGTTTGTGATTACGGATGAATCTGATCCTTTAATTCAAACGTATCAAAAAATCTTTCCAGACTTGTTTACATCAATGCTTGATGTTTCTCCTGAATTAAAATCCCATTTTCGCTATCCGTTAGACTTATTCAAAATTCAAAGCCAGATGTATTTGGATTATCACATGAGTAATCCAGAAGTGTTTTACAATCAGGAAGATTTATGGCAGTATGCAACGGAAACTTATGAAGGAAATACGCAATTAGTTGAACCGTATTACACAATCATGCGTCTTCCTGATGAAGAAAGAGTGGAATTTGTGCTGATTTTACCCTTTACACCAGTTAATAAAGATAATATGATCGCTTGGATGGCGGCGCGATCGGACGGCGGAAATTATGGTAGATTATTGTTATATGAATTTCCGAAACAAGAGTTAATTTATGGTCCGAGTCAAATTGAGGCAAGAATTAATCAAACCCCAGAAATTTCGCAACAATTAAGTCTGTGGGATCAGCAAGGTTCACGAGTAATTCGAGGAAATTTATTAGTAATTCCCATTGAGCAATCATTACTGTATGTTGAACCGATTTATTTACGTTCCGAACAAGGAGAATTACCACAATTAAAGCGAGTTGTTGTCGCACATGGGGATAATTTAGTAATGCGTCCAAATTTACAATCAGCAATCGCCGCCATTTTTGGAGAGGAAACAGCGCCACCCGCTTTGTCTGAAGAAAAACCGACTACAGAGACAACAATTCCTAATGAATTAGCACAACGGGCGCTAAATCTTTATCGAGACGCACAACAAGCAGCGCAAGCTGGAAATTGGGGAGAGTATGGAGATAAAATTAAGGAATTACAGGGGATTTTAGAGCAATTAAATCAGGAGGAAAATGATGATTAG
- the argB gene encoding acetylglutamate kinase: protein MSSEYEKIKQEEANRVRILSEALPYIQRFAGRTVVIKYGGAAMKERALKEQVIRDVVFLSCVGMRPVVVHGGGPEINSWLGKLGIEPQFKNGLRVTDADTMDVVEMVLVGRVNKEIVALINQAGGSAIGICGRDGNIISARPRSEEGIGFVGEVSTINPQLIESLINAGHVPVISTVASDETGQAYNINADTVAGAIAAALNAEKLILLTDTPGLLQDYTDPSTLITHLDIGKARQLITDGIVAGGMIPKVKCCVRSLAQGVRAAHIIDGRIPHSILLEIFSDEGIGSMIVA, encoded by the coding sequence ATGTCTAGTGAGTACGAGAAAATCAAACAAGAAGAAGCCAACCGCGTCCGCATATTAAGTGAAGCACTCCCCTATATTCAACGTTTTGCAGGGCGTACTGTCGTCATTAAATACGGCGGTGCGGCGATGAAGGAAAGAGCCTTAAAAGAACAAGTAATTCGTGATGTAGTGTTCCTCTCCTGTGTGGGAATGCGCCCCGTTGTGGTTCATGGTGGCGGACCGGAAATTAACAGTTGGTTGGGGAAATTAGGAATTGAACCCCAGTTTAAAAACGGTTTACGGGTGACGGATGCGGATACGATGGATGTGGTAGAAATGGTGTTAGTGGGACGGGTGAATAAAGAAATTGTCGCCCTGATTAATCAAGCGGGAGGAAGCGCGATCGGGATTTGTGGGCGAGATGGTAATATCATCTCAGCACGTCCTCGTAGCGAAGAAGGAATTGGTTTTGTCGGTGAAGTCAGCACCATCAACCCGCAACTGATTGAATCTTTAATCAATGCTGGTCATGTTCCCGTTATTTCTACCGTCGCCTCAGATGAAACAGGACAAGCCTATAATATCAATGCTGACACAGTAGCAGGAGCGATCGCAGCCGCCTTAAACGCAGAAAAACTAATCCTTCTTACCGACACCCCTGGCTTACTTCAAGATTACACCGATCCTTCGACTCTCATCACCCATCTCGACATCGGAAAAGCACGACAACTGATCACAGATGGTATTGTCGCAGGGGGAATGATTCCAAAAGTTAAATGTTGTGTCCGTTCTTTAGCGCAAGGAGTCCGCGCCGCTCATATCATTGATGGACGTATCCCCCATTCTATCCTTTTAGAGATTTTTAGTGATGAAGGTATTGGCTCAATGATTGTAGCCTGA
- the ubiE gene encoding bifunctional demethylmenaquinone methyltransferase/2-methoxy-6-polyprenyl-1,4-benzoquinol methylase UbiE, whose product MTFSPSSSDIQAIFDRIAPVYDQLNDTLSFGQHRIWKRMAVKWAQPQLEDTALDLCCGSGDLAFILAKSIGKKGKVIGADFSPQQLEIARQRHQKQGQVYPIEWVEADALNLPFADNRFDCATMGYGLRNVTDISACLKEVYRVLKPGAIASFLDFHRPYQPLIGQFQQWYLDNLVVSTAENLGLKEDYAYINPSLERFPQGKEQIQLAQAVGFTEVKHYPIAFELMGVLVMKKVYS is encoded by the coding sequence ATGACCTTTTCTCCCAGTTCATCGGATATTCAAGCGATTTTCGATCGCATCGCACCCGTTTACGATCAGCTTAATGATACCCTCAGTTTCGGACAACATCGCATCTGGAAGCGGATGGCGGTAAAATGGGCGCAACCGCAACTCGAAGACACCGCCTTAGATTTATGTTGTGGGAGTGGAGATTTAGCTTTTATTCTCGCGAAATCGATCGGGAAAAAGGGAAAGGTAATCGGGGCTGATTTTTCTCCTCAGCAGCTAGAAATCGCCCGTCAGCGCCATCAAAAACAAGGTCAGGTCTATCCTATAGAATGGGTGGAAGCAGATGCGTTAAATCTTCCTTTTGCGGATAACAGATTTGATTGTGCGACGATGGGTTATGGGTTGCGTAACGTAACAGATATTTCTGCTTGTTTAAAGGAAGTTTATCGCGTTTTAAAACCTGGGGCGATCGCCTCGTTTCTTGACTTTCACCGTCCTTATCAGCCCCTTATCGGACAGTTTCAGCAATGGTATTTAGACAATTTAGTGGTTTCCACCGCCGAAAATTTGGGACTAAAAGAAGATTATGCTTATATTAATCCCAGTTTAGAGCGTTTTCCGCAAGGGAAAGAACAGATACAGTTGGCGCAAGCGGTAGGCTTTACAGAAGTTAAACATTACCCGATCGCTTTTGAGTTGATGGGGGTTTTAGTGATGAAAAAAGTTTACAGTTAA
- the rlmD gene encoding 23S rRNA (uracil(1939)-C(5))-methyltransferase RlmD — MSVTETKPPQWQQGSLIEIEIDDLSDRADGVGRWEGRVVFVPDTVTGDRVLVRLVRVKPQYAYGQLQKLLTPSPHRIRPQCIVADKCGGCQWQHIDLTYQHQAKTQIIIDALERIGGLNHPPVAPILNRTTGLNYRNKVTYPLQRSAEGKVQAGYYRKGSHKLVNLNQCPVQDSRLDPFLAQIKQDIETQGWGIYNETRQTGKLRHLALRIGRKTGQILLTLISTDGNLEGLETQAKTWLEQFSDLVGVCLNKNPQRNNIIFGKETDCIAGKGELEEEFAGLSFFLRPDTFFQVNTETAEALCDLILDKLTLTGSETIVDAYCGVGTFTLPLARQAKTVIGIESQASAIEQGKRNAEHNQIENVTFHVGKVETILPQLEIIPDLVFLDPPRKGCDRAVLDTLTAIAPPRIIYLSCRPATLARDLEKLVAAGYEITLIQPADFFPQTSHVECAVFLQRGNLPKE, encoded by the coding sequence ATGTCAGTTACGGAAACGAAACCGCCACAATGGCAACAAGGAAGTTTAATTGAAATTGAAATTGACGATTTATCCGATCGCGCCGATGGTGTCGGACGCTGGGAAGGGCGTGTCGTCTTCGTTCCAGATACAGTGACGGGCGATCGAGTGTTAGTCCGTTTAGTACGGGTGAAACCACAATACGCCTATGGTCAACTACAGAAACTATTGACTCCCTCTCCCCATCGGATTCGTCCCCAGTGTATCGTTGCTGATAAATGTGGCGGTTGTCAGTGGCAACATATCGACCTCACTTATCAACACCAGGCAAAAACACAAATTATCATTGATGCTTTAGAACGCATTGGCGGTTTAAATCATCCCCCAGTTGCCCCCATTTTAAACCGTACAACTGGGCTAAACTACCGTAATAAAGTCACTTATCCCCTCCAACGATCGGCGGAAGGAAAGGTGCAAGCGGGATATTATCGAAAAGGATCACATAAATTAGTAAACTTAAATCAATGTCCAGTGCAAGATTCTCGCTTAGACCCCTTTTTGGCGCAAATTAAGCAAGATATTGAAACTCAAGGTTGGGGAATTTATAACGAGACGAGACAAACTGGGAAATTGCGTCATTTAGCCCTGAGAATTGGACGTAAAACGGGACAAATTTTATTAACCTTGATTAGTACCGATGGCAATTTAGAAGGATTGGAAACCCAAGCTAAAACATGGTTAGAACAGTTTTCAGACTTAGTAGGCGTTTGTCTGAACAAAAATCCTCAACGGAACAACATCATTTTTGGGAAAGAAACCGACTGTATCGCGGGAAAAGGGGAGTTAGAAGAAGAATTTGCGGGTTTATCCTTCTTTTTACGTCCAGATACCTTTTTTCAAGTCAATACAGAAACCGCCGAAGCATTATGTGATCTGATTTTAGACAAACTCACCCTCACAGGAAGCGAAACCATTGTTGATGCTTATTGTGGCGTGGGGACATTTACCCTCCCCTTGGCGCGTCAAGCAAAAACCGTGATTGGGATTGAATCACAAGCCAGCGCGATCGAGCAAGGAAAACGCAACGCAGAACACAATCAGATCGAAAATGTAACATTTCATGTCGGAAAAGTAGAGACCATTCTTCCACAACTGGAAATTATTCCTGATTTAGTCTTTCTTGATCCCCCTCGGAAAGGCTGCGATCGCGCCGTTTTAGACACCTTAACCGCAATTGCCCCCCCTCGCATCATTTACCTCAGTTGTCGCCCTGCTACCCTCGCCCGTGACTTGGAAAAATTAGTCGCCGCTGGCTATGAAATCACCCTCATCCAACCCGCCGACTTTTTCCCGCAAACCTCCCATGTCGAGTGTGCCGTATTTTTACAACGGGGAAATCTACCCAAAGAATAG
- a CDS encoding Uma2 family endonuclease yields the protein MLLEKRLFNVKEYHQMAEAGILTDRDRVELITGEIIPMSPIGFRHVATVKRLNDVLGNRLKDQVILGIQDPIALDEQSEPQPDVVLLHPRSDYYATRHPQPHEIYLLIEVAESSINYDRSVKIPLYARAGIREVWLIDLNENCLEVYRNPLRDRFSYIQILQSNLNLSSLAFPEINFSVATLLGSETQPQ from the coding sequence ATGTTACTTGAAAAACGTTTGTTTAATGTCAAGGAATACCATCAAATGGCAGAAGCTGGGATTCTCACCGATCGCGATCGAGTAGAATTAATTACAGGAGAGATTATTCCCATGTCCCCGATTGGTTTCCGTCATGTTGCTACTGTTAAACGTCTCAATGATGTATTGGGAAATCGCTTAAAAGATCAGGTGATACTGGGAATCCAAGACCCGATCGCCCTAGATGAGCAATCCGAACCACAGCCCGATGTTGTTTTGTTGCACCCTCGTTCCGATTATTATGCAACCAGACATCCTCAACCGCATGAGATTTATTTACTGATTGAAGTGGCAGAAAGCAGTATTAACTATGACCGATCGGTTAAAATTCCTTTATATGCTCGTGCTGGGATCAGGGAAGTCTGGTTAATTGATCTCAACGAAAACTGTTTGGAAGTGTATCGAAACCCCCTGCGCGATCGATTTTCTTATATTCAGATTCTACAGTCGAATTTAAACCTATCCAGTCTTGCTTTCCCAGAAATTAACTTTTCTGTTGCGACACTCCTCGGAAGCGAAACTCAACCCCAATAG
- the ltrA gene encoding group II intron reverse transcriptase/maturase: MNSLKYRCDARTKTFLMLWLGFGFNLMAETEWSQIDWREVELRVFKLQKRIYRASLSGDVAKVHKLQKLLYKSRCAKLLAVRRISQDNQGKNTAGIDGIKSLSPKQRLNLAENLTLTGKGKSLRRVWIPKPGRKEKRGLGIPVMEDRARQALLKLALEPEWEAKFEPNSYGFRPGRSCHDAGQAIYVAINQQSKWVLDADISKCFDRIDHNVLLRKLNTTSTIARQIRAWLKSGVLDRGDWFPTNEGTPQGGVISPLLANIALHGLEKYIKQWAETWKGYKDMNGKSRGKKQKRHSISVIRYADDFVVLHKDKSIIQEAKMLIEQWLHGLGLELSESKTRTCHTLHDTNETRAGFDFLGWNVRQYKVGKRHSGKSQNGNLLGFKTIIKPSDKSIKTHYEKIVGILDSMKGKSQEVIIDKLNPIIRGWCNYHKTVCSKGIFSHMDKMIYNKLRRWIKSRHSNKTRKWCKERYFHLTKEKKLDGGDREDKWVFSTPSDVPNSPVAGKHELRKHAWTPIERHTKVKGTKSPFDGDWRYWSKRRGAYPGVTKRVAKLMERQKGKCARCGLYFKDGDVQEVDHIIPKVEGGKDEDKNVQLLHRHCHHQKTAEDRQRQMNNKGQKKAQKKTNKSRKSETRQGSAVNTA; encoded by the coding sequence ATGAACTCATTGAAGTATAGATGTGATGCTCGGACAAAAACCTTCTTAATGCTCTGGTTAGGTTTTGGGTTTAATCTCATGGCAGAGACAGAGTGGAGTCAGATAGACTGGCGAGAGGTGGAACTGCGGGTGTTTAAGCTCCAAAAACGGATTTATCGAGCTTCTCTAAGTGGGGACGTGGCTAAAGTTCACAAACTCCAAAAATTATTGTATAAGTCTCGGTGTGCCAAACTCCTAGCGGTAAGGCGCATCTCGCAGGATAACCAGGGTAAAAACACCGCAGGGATAGACGGTATAAAAAGCCTAAGTCCTAAACAACGGTTGAACCTTGCTGAAAACCTAACCCTTACAGGAAAAGGTAAATCCTTAAGACGGGTCTGGATTCCGAAACCAGGTCGCAAAGAAAAACGTGGCTTGGGTATTCCAGTAATGGAAGACCGTGCAAGGCAGGCACTTCTCAAGCTGGCTTTAGAACCAGAATGGGAAGCAAAATTTGAGCCTAATTCGTACGGATTCAGACCGGGACGCTCTTGCCATGATGCGGGACAAGCAATCTATGTAGCTATAAACCAACAGTCTAAATGGGTGTTGGATGCCGACATATCTAAATGTTTCGACCGTATAGACCACAATGTTCTCTTACGAAAACTGAATACAACCTCGACTATAGCTCGACAGATTCGAGCTTGGCTGAAATCGGGGGTATTGGATAGAGGCGATTGGTTTCCAACAAATGAGGGAACACCACAAGGAGGGGTGATAAGTCCTCTATTGGCAAACATCGCCCTGCATGGACTTGAAAAGTATATAAAACAATGGGCTGAAACCTGGAAAGGATACAAAGATATGAATGGAAAATCGAGAGGTAAAAAACAAAAACGACACTCGATATCCGTAATCAGGTATGCAGACGATTTCGTCGTACTTCACAAGGATAAATCCATCATCCAAGAAGCTAAAATGCTGATTGAACAATGGTTACATGGCTTAGGCTTAGAACTAAGTGAGAGCAAAACGAGAACTTGCCACACCTTACATGATACGAATGAAACTAGAGCAGGGTTTGACTTTCTAGGATGGAACGTCCGACAATATAAAGTCGGGAAGAGACATTCCGGAAAAAGTCAAAATGGCAATTTACTTGGGTTCAAAACAATAATTAAACCTAGCGACAAGAGTATCAAAACCCATTATGAAAAGATTGTTGGTATTTTAGATTCAATGAAAGGTAAATCCCAAGAGGTAATCATTGATAAACTTAACCCGATAATTAGAGGTTGGTGCAACTATCATAAGACAGTCTGTTCAAAAGGGATATTTTCCCATATGGACAAAATGATCTATAACAAATTACGTCGCTGGATAAAAAGCCGTCATTCTAACAAAACCCGCAAATGGTGTAAAGAAAGATACTTTCATTTGACTAAGGAGAAAAAGTTAGATGGAGGAGACAGGGAAGACAAATGGGTCTTTTCGACTCCTTCTGACGTACCAAATTCTCCTGTTGCGGGCAAGCATGAATTACGCAAGCACGCATGGACACCAATTGAAAGACATACAAAGGTTAAGGGTACAAAGTCTCCTTTCGATGGAGATTGGCGGTATTGGAGTAAACGTCGGGGTGCATACCCTGGCGTAACAAAACGAGTTGCCAAACTGATGGAACGTCAAAAAGGCAAATGCGCTCGTTGTGGGCTTTATTTCAAAGATGGAGATGTCCAAGAAGTTGACCACATAATCCCCAAAGTCGAAGGGGGTAAAGATGAGGACAAGAACGTACAGTTACTCCATCGCCATTGTCACCACCAGAAAACTGCTGAAGACCGACAACGACAAATGAATAATAAGGGGCAAAAGAAAGCCCAAAAGAAAACAAATAAGAGTCGTAAATCGGAAACTAGACAGGGAAGTGCTGTTAATACAGCGTAG
- a CDS encoding Mov34/MPN/PAD-1 family protein encodes MIKLTQKQRQQMYRHGENTYPEECCGILFGYSDQETTVVKIWETENVWESGENPLETNTGSKRDRFTIAPETLLEAQKYAREENLTIAGIYHSHPDQVAIPSEFDRAIAWETYSYIIMSVKAKTVVACRSWKLNDQQQFEEEVIVTEGLQ; translated from the coding sequence GTGATTAAACTAACTCAAAAACAGCGACAACAAATGTATCGTCACGGAGAAAACACCTATCCAGAAGAGTGTTGTGGCATTTTATTCGGATACTCAGATCAAGAAACCACCGTAGTTAAAATTTGGGAAACTGAAAACGTTTGGGAGAGTGGAGAGAATCCCTTAGAAACCAATACAGGGAGTAAGCGCGATCGATTTACCATCGCCCCGGAAACCTTGCTAGAAGCGCAAAAATACGCCCGTGAAGAGAACTTAACCATTGCGGGAATCTATCATTCCCATCCCGATCAGGTCGCCATCCCTTCCGAATTTGACCGCGCGATCGCGTGGGAAACCTACTCCTATATAATAATGTCTGTGAAAGCAAAAACTGTCGTTGCTTGTCGCAGTTGGAAATTAAACGATCAACAACAGTTTGAAGAAGAAGTAATCGTAACAGAAGGTTTGCAATGA
- a CDS encoding Uma2 family endonuclease → MISQTVEEKKYTRQEYFDFEVNSQEKHEYIDGEVRKMASETPNHNLIIGNAFFALKFALKTKNYDIFVSDQRLWIPEKNIYTYPDIMIIQGELQFQEGRKDTLMNPCLIGEVLSNSTQGYDKDEKFQAYRSIPSFQEYVLIDQYSPQIEHYRKTDRHQWLFTEYQGLDSILTLAIDGMTIPLADIYDKVRFD, encoded by the coding sequence ATGATTAGTCAAACGGTAGAAGAAAAGAAATATACTCGCCAAGAATATTTCGATTTTGAAGTTAATTCTCAAGAAAAGCATGAGTATATTGATGGCGAAGTTAGAAAAATGGCAAGTGAAACACCTAATCATAACCTTATTATTGGCAATGCTTTTTTTGCTTTAAAATTCGCATTGAAAACTAAGAATTATGATATATTCGTTAGCGACCAACGACTCTGGATTCCTGAAAAAAATATTTATACTTATCCAGATATAATGATTATACAGGGAGAATTACAGTTTCAAGAAGGACGGAAAGATACGCTAATGAATCCTTGTTTGATTGGAGAAGTTTTATCCAATTCCACTCAAGGTTATGATAAGGATGAGAAGTTCCAGGCATATCGTAGTATTCCTTCTTTTCAGGAATATGTTTTAATTGATCAGTATTCGCCACAGATTGAACATTATCGCAAAACCGATCGTCATCAATGGTTGTTTACAGAGTATCAGGGGTTAGATTCTATTCTAACGTTGGCGATCGATGGGATGACAATTCCTCTTGCTGATATTTACGACAAAGTAAGGTTTGATTAA